In Brevibacillus marinus, the genomic window TGTTTCGCCGCTCCCTGCTCAACCCCCTGTTTCAGCGCTACGAAAAAGTCAATACTTAAAATCGAGTTGGACATCCCGATTTTGAGCTTTCCGCTGCCCGTTTCACCCGATGTGCTGGCAGCAGGATTACTGTTGGAAGCACTGTTCGTTTCCTGGCCCTGATTCGCTCCGCATGCAACGAGCGTACCCATTAAGGTTAACGCCAAAAGGGAACGGATGATTTTTTTCATGTTACTGACCCCTCCAGTTTGTTATCTTTTTTTTAAACAATGGAATGACCCTTTGCATTTCACTCCGCTGCCATACGAATTGGATGTATTTGCTTGATCCCCCCTCCTCCAAGATCATTTTTAAAGCGTTTACAATTGAGTGAAACGTTTTACTATATTTTTAAAATAAAACTCCTTATGGGCACTCTATGGATCAAGGGTGCGTACCACAAGAAGTTCCAATTATGAATTTGGGTGTTACAAGGAATTTTTTGGGTTGACCGCGATTTTCATCCTCTTCGATTCTTTCAAAAAGGTTCTCAGCGGCTATTTTTCCAACTTCATAGGGGTCTTCCCTCGCTACGGTGAAAATCGGACGCAATATACCATAGGTATCAATATCCCCAAATCCTACAACCGCCACATCATCCGGCACAACAACGCCCATGTCCCATAGTGCTCTAATCGTCCCTGCCAACGCAAAGCAATTCGTGGCGTATATTCCCTCGGGCAGCCCGGCGCTTTCCAAATACTTTCGTACGGATGCGGCAATTGCATCTATATCTGTGCCAACTTCCAAAAAAGCTTGTGCGCCGGCATCCAGCCCTAGCAGCTCAATGGCTTCGAGCACACCTTTGTACCTTTCCACTTCCACGGAGTTGCGAAAAGCTCCGTGAATAAACAGCAAACGGCGATGGCCGTGAAAATACAAATGCTGCACAAGTGTAATAGAAGTATTGATGTTCTCATGAGCCACCAGATCAAAATTGGAATTTTCAACTTTTCGGTCCACCAGCATGACGGGAATGCTTTTGGGAATGTTCAGTTCATCCAAATTGCTTCCGGTAGGCACCATGACGATCCCGTTCACGCGCTTTTCGATCAACCACTGAAGCGCTTTCTTTTCTTGCTCGGGATTGTTATTATGTGAGCTAAAAATGAGATTGTATTCCATTTCATTCGCTACATCTTCCACCGCTTTCATGATTTTCATCATGTATGGGTTGGAGATATCATCAATGATGATGCCGATCATTTTCGTCTTGGATTGTTTCAAGCTCCTGGCCACATCGTTGGGTTTATAATTCAATAAAGTGATGGCAAGGAGAACTCTCTCTCGAATCTTGTCGCTAACAAAACCGGAATTGTTGATTACTTTTGAAACGGTACCAATGGAAACACCCGCAGCTGATGCTACATCTTTTATTGTGGGCGTCATAAATTACACCTCAGTAAAGCGGTTCATGGGAACATTCAGCGATTTGTCCCTGATTCTAATGGTTTCTCTGATGTCGTGAGCCAGTAAAACGTTTCATTGACTTCAGTATAAAATGTTTGCGTTTTCATTTCAACATTATTTTTTATGATTTGACTATTTTCTTAATATTTTATCGTTAGAACGAAATTTTCCTGTCAAAAAAAATAGAAAATTGGGCCGCTAGCACAACTCACCATTTGCTCCGGATGCCCCCTTTCACTTGCTGCTCTTAGAAATTTCACTGTTCAGCATACTCTTGAAAACTCACTGTTCGGCATCCCCATCTGTTTCAGCGGCAAACACCCCGTGAAACGCTTCAACTTCCTCTCGTGAAGGCATGCCTGCTTGTGCCCCCAATTTTGTGACGGCCAGCGCCGATACTTTGGATGCGAATAATACCGCGTCTTTCAACTCCATGCCGCTGGATAATGCATACGCCACGCCAGCGTTAAAAGCATCTCCCGCTCCGGTGGAATCTACCACCGGGACTTTGTATGAGGGAACCATCTGCAAGTCTCCTCCTCTCGCCAAATACGCGGCCCCCTTGGAACCTAACGTGGTGATCACGGTTTGAGGGCCCAGATCCAGGAGGGACTGCATCGCCTTTTCCAATTCGTTATCTTTAATCGGATAACCAGTGAGCAGGCCCAATTCCGACCGGTTGGGAGTGATCACGTCTACATGTTTCAGAAGATCCCTGGGCAATTCTCTGGCTGGCGCGGGATTTAAAATAACTTTTTTACCGTGACGTTTCGCTATTTCCGCTGCGGCACAAACCGTTTCCAATGGAATTTCCAACTGCAAGAGAACGACATCCGCCTGTTGAATAAAGGACTCATGTTGATCGAGATCGTCTGCCAAACAGAGCAAATTAGCGCCGGGGACGACGATAATCTGGTTGTCCCTGTTGGCAATCACAATCAACGCCACACCCGTGGACACACCTTTTACCATCTTCACGGCACCGATATTGACTTGATTCTCCCCTAACGAAGCAAGCAGCTTTGCCCCAAACTCATCCTCACCAACCGCGCCGATCAAGGTGGTATGCGCACCCAGTCGAGCGGCCGCAACCGCTTGATTCGCTCCCTTTCCTCCCGGCACAAAATGTACTTTATTCCCCAGTATGGTTTCTCCCATGTCCGGGGTTCTCTCCGTCTCGACTACGATATCCATATTCAGACTGCCTACTACAATTATCTTCGGTGGGATCACAATATGAATCACTTCCTTTTTTCTGATGAACCGACAAAAATTTTTTTAATTTACCGACAAAACCGTCGCCTGGGCCGCCCCGCACTTGGGCGGCCCCTTCACCTGGACGGCTGCCTTCCCCATGAGATTCGCAAAAACAGGGATTGGCCTTTTCGCTGAGCGCCGCTTGCTACGTCCGTTCCAACGGAGGTTACCTCCATTTTACCTCGTGCATGGGTTGATAGCGGTAGAGGGACTGCATCAGATCATCAACGTTTGATTCCACAATGATCATATCCCGATAAGACGATTTCATAAAACCTTGTTGAATGATATGATCCAACATAGCGATTAACGGATCATAATAATGATTCACGTTGAGCAGACAACAAGGTTTTGCATGATAGCCCAGCTGTGACCACGTAAAGACTTCAAACCATTCTTCCAAAGTTCCCGGCCCGCCAGGCAAAGCGACAAAAGCATCGGCCAATTCAGACATCAGCGCTTTTCTCTCATGCATGGTTTTGACCACATGGAGCTCTGTGAGATGACGATGGGCGATTTCTACGTCCCGCAGTTTTTCCGGAATCACGCCAATCACTCTTCCGTTCGCCTGCAGGCACGCGTCGGCCACAGCCCCCATACACCCCACTTGAGCACCGCCGTAGACTAACGTCAGGTTTTCTTCAGCCAATTTCCTCCCCAGACGCCCGGCCATTTCCATGTACACCGGGTCACTCCCCGTGCTTGAACCGCAAAATACCGCAATATTTTTTATCGTCATGACAGATCACCTTACTACCTAATTGCAATATATTTTTTGGCAGTTGATTTCTGTGTGTTAAGAATCTTGCAGCTTCCCCCACTTTACAGCCACCATCGTTACTATACCATATTTCTCTGTGGGCATCGCAATCAGATTGCGGCACGAAATGTCAGCGAGGTTCCCGAAGCGAGCGCGAATCCATCCCTGCCCGACAAGTGAGCGGTACGCACCAAGGCCGATGATGATGTGCTCCCTGACTTCAACACCAAGCATTTCCCCAGCTCCCCGGAACGTCCGGCAGCAAAAGAACAAGCGAGTTAAGGATTGCTCCCCAACGCGCTGGCGATAAACGGGGTTACGCTTTGGCCGCCACTTGCCTCACGATGGCATCCACCATCGGATCAACCTTCGCCGCCTTTGCCTTCCGCCCGCGTAACGTGTAGCCGGGGTGGTAGGCGCGGTACGAAAGTATGGCAACTGTTCATGCCGGATACGGTACAGCACATGGGGCGCCAAGCCTTCCACCGGCTCGAAGACAACTTTCGGAAACGTGCGTTTCAGCCTGCCATCGTAGGACGGGCCGGTGAAGAAAATCACGACATCGGGTTGCAGTGCCGTGATCTCGTGGGGCAGCAAAGGAAATGCGGTACATACAATCTCCTCCACTTCCGGCGACGGCCTGCTGTTGTTCTGATCCAGCTTGATCAGGTTGCTCGTCATGTAGCCGCCTTCGGGCCCGTCGACGTTGAGCCTGTCGTAGATAATCCTGGCCGCCCGCCAAAAAGGCGTGTGCTCCCATCGTCCCTCCCGCCGGAACGCTATGTACTCGCGTTGAAGTTCTTGTACCGCCTCCCGTGGATCCCGGTTCATCTGGTCGGTGTACCTTCACTAGCCGCACGTTTCCTTCCCCACAAAAAGAACCTTCACGGAAGCGGCTCGGTAGGAGTCGATGACATCGATCAGAAACGGGTTGGACAAGGTGAGTAAATCCACATGATGCTCGATTCATCTTGATTTCAGCTTTTCCCAGTATGCAAGGTACGCCTCGGCAAGCAGTTGGCTGGTGTTATCCACTCCATTCTCCTCCTCCCCATGATCCAGCATATGCCTACGATCTTGCGTCCGTCAAAGTTTTATAGAAAAAGCAAAGCTTGACCCATCCCTGCGGCAAGGGCTGATGCAAGCTTTCATTCTGGAGGGGTGGGGCATGAAACGGACAGGCGGGAGTACTTTGGTTGGGGCAGTCGTGCTGCACGAAATTGTATATCTAAGATATTTAGTACTTTTGTCAATAAACGCCGCCAAGATTACCAGTCCTTTAAAGTGACTGGAAAATCTAAGAACCAATCCCAATCCGTATTTTCGGGAACAAAGACCTAAAAAATTATGGTAAAATTAAGTAGATTGAATGTGAGTTTGGGAGGATCATCGTGGCAAAAACATACTATGCGGAGGGAAGGCAAATCGCCAATCTCCTTCGTGGACTTTTCGGTTTGCTTGCAATAGTTTTGTACTTTTATCTCATCCCCGGACTGCACTGGAGCTTCTTTTTCATTTTTTTGTTTGCGGGAGTAATCGCGGCAGAAATTATCGGTACGATGTGGACAAAGAGCAGGAGAAAGAAATCCGCAAAAAACACCAAAGCTTCCGCTCAACCATCGACCAGACAGAAAGTACACAGAACCGCAAAACAATCGGCCTCCACCAAAACAAAACGCAAGTTGACGGATGAGGAAATCATCCATGCCGATATCGACACACTGTCAGGAACCGATTTTGAACGTCTCATAGAATTGTACTACAAAGATCACGGATATGATGTGAGCGGGTCGGCGGCTCAGGCGATCACGAAGTCGATCTGATTTTGAAAGGCAAGGAAGGGTACAAAATTGCCGTTCAATGCAAACGGTGGAAGCGGGATGTCGGAAATGACATTGTATTGAGGCTGAAAGCCGGTAAACAGATTTATGGGTGCTACGATGCATGGATCATCACGACAAGCAACTTCACGAAAGCGGCCAGAGAAGCCGCCGAACCGTTGCGAATCCGTCTGATCAACGGATTAACTGTCCATGATATGATCACTCGATGGAGAAAAGACGCAAAGCACGAACCTCACGGGTTAAATGAAGGTGATTGTTTGAGTAGCCGGACGTTTTTCAAAACACCGCTTGGAGCGGAAAGCCTCATGATCCCGAGTGCGGACATAGCCATAACGAAAACAAGCAAAGAATTGACAAGGTGACATGTGGAATAATTTTCAAGGTGTACTGTTAGGCTTCTCCACGAACAACTAAACTGGTAAAGTAAACCTAAAGGAGGAGAAGCCGATGAAAGCGGAGGATAAAGTTGCTTATCAGCGTTTAAGTGTGTTGGAGTTGGCGGAAGCACTGGGGAATGTGAGCAAGGCATGTCGGGAACGGGGGATGTCCCGTACCCAATTCTATGAATACAAACGCCGGTTTCAAACGCATGGATTTGAGGGTCTGAAAGATTTGCCGCCGATCCACAAATCTCATCCGCAGACCACTCCGCCGGAAGTAGTGGACAAGCTTTTGGAGATGAGCCTGAACAACCCGACATGGGGTTGTGCCCGGCTGAGTGACATGCTCAAACTGCAGGGCACCTATGTCAGTCCTCCCACCATTCAGAACATCCTCAACAAGCACGGCATGGGTTCCCGCTACGAACGGCTGCTCAAGCTTGAGGAAAAAGTGTTGCAAACCCCCGTGGAACTGACGGCGGAGCAAGCGATCCTCATCGAAAAGGCCAATCCTTGTTTTCGCGAACGTCATGTGGAAAGCAGCCGTCCAGGCGAACTGTTGGCCCAGGATACGTTTTTTGTCGGAACCTTAAAGGGAGTGGGCAAAGTCTACCTGCAAGCGATCGTCGATACGTACGGCAGTTACGCGTTTGGGTTTCTGCATACAGGAAAACTGCCGGAATGTGCGGTGGCCATTCTCCACAACGACGTGCTGCCGTTCTATCGCAAACATGGGCTTACGGTATCCGCCGTCCTCACGGACAATGGCCGGGAGTTCTGTGGGAGGGATACCCACCCGTATGAGCTGTACCTGGCCCTAAACGATATCGAACACCGAAAGACCCGGGTGCGACGGCCACAAACAAACGGATTCGTAGAGCGCTTTAACCGAACCGTGCTGGATGAGTTTTTCCGGATCAAGTTCCGTGAGAAATTCTACGATGGATTGGACGAACTGCAACGGGATCTCGATGCATGGTTGGTTAATTACAACATGGAACGGCCCCACCGTGGATATCGCAACATGGGAAAGCGTCCCATCGAGACCATTACCAATTATCTATCAGAAATGGAAGCTGAGTCTACGAGCATTGTTCGAAAAGAAGCTTAACTGTACATTCAAGGGAATATGTAATTGTAATTAGTTATCAATTTATAGGTGGGTCTCTTTTAAGACGCATATACATATTGTATCAATTATCAGTGATCAAACCATTATAAAGACTGGACTGAAATGTTGAAATGAAGTTGATGAAGTATTTATTATGGAGGGATTTTAATGCAAACAAAATTAGAACTCAGAAACCTGTATCTAGGGGAAATTGATGCCAAAGATGAACTTATAATGCAATCAGAAGAAGAAAAACAAAATTTTATGGACGCATATCTCCTTCCAGAAAATATAATATTAGAAGATTTTCTTCAAGGGAAATACTACTATGTTACTGGAATGAAAGGAACAGGAAAGACTGCTTTATTAAGATATATTGGGATTTATGCAGAGAAGACAATAGATGCTTTTTGTACCTTTATTTTATTTAAGACTGATTATAATAAACTTGATAAAGATGACTTGGAGAAATTAGCGAGAGCAACAATTGTTGATAATTCTATGATGCCCGAGGAAACAGATTTCGAATATATTTGGCGATGGATAATTCATCGACA contains:
- a CDS encoding LacI family DNA-binding transcriptional regulator, coding for MTPTIKDVASAAGVSIGTVSKVINNSGFVSDKIRERVLLAITLLNYKPNDVARSLKQSKTKMIGIIIDDISNPYMMKIMKAVEDVANEMEYNLIFSSHNNNPEQEKKALQWLIEKRVNGIVMVPTGSNLDELNIPKSIPVMLVDRKVENSNFDLVAHENINTSITLVQHLYFHGHRRLLFIHGAFRNSVEVERYKGVLEAIELLGLDAGAQAFLEVGTDIDAIAASVRKYLESAGLPEGIYATNCFALAGTIRALWDMGVVVPDDVAVVGFGDIDTYGILRPIFTVAREDPYEVGKIAAENLFERIEEDENRGQPKKFLVTPKFIIGTSCGTHP
- the rbsK gene encoding ribokinase, which translates into the protein MIHIVIPPKIIVVGSLNMDIVVETERTPDMGETILGNKVHFVPGGKGANQAVAAARLGAHTTLIGAVGEDEFGAKLLASLGENQVNIGAVKMVKGVSTGVALIVIANRDNQIIVVPGANLLCLADDLDQHESFIQQADVVLLQLEIPLETVCAAAEIAKRHGKKVILNPAPARELPRDLLKHVDVITPNRSELGLLTGYPIKDNELEKAMQSLLDLGPQTVITTLGSKGAAYLARGGDLQMVPSYKVPVVDSTGAGDAFNAGVAYALSSGMELKDAVLFASKVSALAVTKLGAQAGMPSREEVEAFHGVFAAETDGDAEQ
- a CDS encoding TIGR00730 family Rossman fold protein: MKNIAVFCGSSTGSDPVYMEMAGRLGRKLAEENLTLVYGGAQVGCMGAVADACLQANGRVIGVIPEKLRDVEIAHRHLTELHVVKTMHERKALMSELADAFVALPGGPGTLEEWFEVFTWSQLGYHAKPCCLLNVNHYYDPLIAMLDHIIQQGFMKSSYRDMIIVESNVDDLMQSLYRYQPMHEVKWR
- a CDS encoding restriction endonuclease, with translation MKGKEGYKIAVQCKRWKRDVGNDIVLRLKAGKQIYGCYDAWIITTSNFTKAAREAAEPLRIRLINGLTVHDMITRWRKDAKHEPHGLNEGDCLSSRTFFKTPLGAESLMIPSADIAITKTSKELTR
- a CDS encoding IS481 family transposase, which codes for MKAEDKVAYQRLSVLELAEALGNVSKACRERGMSRTQFYEYKRRFQTHGFEGLKDLPPIHKSHPQTTPPEVVDKLLEMSLNNPTWGCARLSDMLKLQGTYVSPPTIQNILNKHGMGSRYERLLKLEEKVLQTPVELTAEQAILIEKANPCFRERHVESSRPGELLAQDTFFVGTLKGVGKVYLQAIVDTYGSYAFGFLHTGKLPECAVAILHNDVLPFYRKHGLTVSAVLTDNGREFCGRDTHPYELYLALNDIEHRKTRVRRPQTNGFVERFNRTVLDEFFRIKFREKFYDGLDELQRDLDAWLVNYNMERPHRGYRNMGKRPIETITNYLSEMEAESTSIVRKEA